One Cupriavidus taiwanensis DNA window includes the following coding sequences:
- a CDS encoding 4Fe-4S dicluster domain-containing protein: MAYTPHEIAQRSSAPVTIDEDKCIADKGCTVCVDVCPMDLLAIDLTKGKAFMQFDECWYCMPCEKDCPTGAVRVEIPYLLR, from the coding sequence ATGGCCTACACCCCGCATGAGATCGCCCAGCGCAGCAGCGCGCCGGTCACCATCGATGAAGACAAGTGCATTGCCGACAAGGGCTGCACGGTCTGCGTCGATGTCTGCCCGATGGACCTGCTGGCCATCGACCTGACCAAAGGCAAGGCATTCATGCAGTTCGACGAGTGCTGGTACTGCATGCCCTGCGAGAAGGATTGCCCGACGGGCGCGGTCAGGGTCGAGATCCCGTACCTGCTGCGTTGA
- a CDS encoding dihydrolipoamide acetyltransferase family protein encodes MRVFKLPDLGEGLQEAEIVAWHVKTGDTVAADQPLLSVETAKAIVEIPSPYAGSIGKLFAQPGDIVHLGAPLVGFEGAGEDADAGTVVGSVQVGTHVASEAAPPGIAAPAAGMAARVKATPAVRALARRLGVDLAMATASGPEGVVTAADVERVAATLADLGAPEELRGVRRAMAQNMARAQAEVAAATVMDDADIHAWQSGADVTIRLVRALVAGCRAEPGLNAWYEGQTGRRHVLKKIDVGIAADLPEGLFVPVLRDVGNRDAADLRHGLDRMRADIRARTIAPEEMRGNTITLSNFGMIAGRYAAPIVVPPTVAILGAGRVRDEVVAAAGAPAVHRVMPLSLTFDHRVVTGGEAARFLAAVIADLEMAE; translated from the coding sequence ATGCGAGTCTTCAAGCTGCCCGACCTGGGTGAAGGCCTGCAGGAGGCCGAGATCGTCGCCTGGCACGTCAAGACCGGCGACACCGTGGCCGCGGACCAGCCGCTGCTGTCGGTGGAGACGGCCAAGGCGATCGTCGAGATTCCGTCGCCCTATGCCGGCAGCATCGGCAAGCTGTTTGCGCAGCCCGGCGACATCGTCCACTTGGGCGCACCGCTGGTGGGCTTCGAGGGCGCCGGCGAGGATGCCGACGCCGGCACCGTGGTCGGCTCGGTCCAGGTCGGCACGCACGTGGCCAGTGAAGCCGCGCCGCCCGGCATCGCGGCGCCCGCGGCGGGCATGGCCGCGCGCGTCAAGGCCACGCCGGCGGTGCGCGCGCTGGCGCGCCGGCTCGGCGTCGACCTGGCGATGGCCACCGCGTCCGGGCCCGAGGGCGTGGTCACCGCCGCCGACGTGGAACGGGTCGCCGCCACGCTGGCTGACCTCGGCGCGCCCGAGGAACTGCGCGGCGTGCGCCGCGCGATGGCGCAGAACATGGCGCGCGCGCAGGCCGAAGTGGCCGCCGCCACCGTGATGGATGACGCCGATATCCACGCCTGGCAGTCCGGCGCCGATGTCACCATCCGGCTGGTACGCGCTCTGGTGGCCGGCTGCCGCGCCGAGCCGGGACTCAACGCCTGGTATGAAGGGCAGACCGGGCGCCGCCACGTGCTGAAGAAGATCGACGTCGGCATTGCCGCCGACCTGCCCGAAGGCCTGTTCGTGCCGGTGCTGCGCGATGTCGGCAACCGCGACGCCGCCGACCTGCGCCACGGCCTCGACCGCATGCGCGCCGACATCCGCGCGCGCACCATCGCCCCGGAAGAGATGCGCGGCAACACCATCACGCTGTCCAACTTCGGCATGATCGCGGGGCGCTATGCTGCGCCGATCGTGGTGCCGCCTACCGTCGCGATCCTGGGCGCCGGGCGCGTGCGCGACGAAGTGGTCGCGGCCGCCGGCGCGCCCGCTGTGCACCGGGTGATGCCGCTGAGCCTGACCTTCGACCATCGTGTGGTCACGGGCGGGGAAGCGGCGCGCTTCCTGGCGGCGGTGATTGCGGATCTGGAGATGGCGGAATAA
- a CDS encoding SulP family inorganic anion transporter: MIALREAWLAGLFRRGNWLPNLVSGVIVGVVALPLAMAFAIASGAKPEQGLYTAIVAGLAVSLFGGSRVQIAGPTGAFIVVLSAVTARHGIDGLQIATLMAGLILLAMGLTRLGSVIRYIPAPVIVGFTAGIGVIIFVGQWRDFFGLPPVAGAHFHEKLWHLLQALPQWHPATTALALGSLALVVGAPRVRWLRRVPGPLVALVVITAVQALFRFDGVATIGTAFGGLPRGLPVPALPDITLARVLELAGPAFTIAMLGAIESLLSAVVADGMAGTRHDSNQELVGQGIANVLAPLCGGFAATGAIARTATNIRNGGNSPLAGVVHALTLVLVLLLLAPLAASVPLAALAAILFVVAYNMSEMRQFARMVRRAPRADVAILLITFTLTVLTDLVVAVNIGVILAMLQFLRRMSASVEVAPQAAEAVARELGDAGTGAVAPMPRGVLVYVIDGPFFFGAVEACERALVQTHTEPRVLLIRLGRVPFMDMTGLQTLEAVIVTLQKRGVAVVLAEANARVREMLARAGVLAALGEGNYADTLAQAAQRCAALAGDEAGAGNAPR, translated from the coding sequence ATGATTGCGCTGCGCGAAGCTTGGCTGGCCGGATTGTTCCGACGCGGCAACTGGCTGCCGAACCTGGTGTCGGGCGTGATCGTCGGGGTGGTGGCACTGCCGCTGGCGATGGCGTTTGCGATTGCCTCGGGCGCCAAGCCGGAGCAGGGCCTGTACACGGCCATCGTCGCCGGGCTGGCGGTGTCGCTGTTCGGCGGCAGCCGGGTGCAGATCGCCGGGCCCACCGGCGCGTTTATCGTGGTGCTGTCCGCGGTGACCGCGCGCCACGGCATCGACGGTCTGCAGATCGCCACGCTGATGGCGGGGCTGATCCTGCTGGCGATGGGGCTGACGCGGCTGGGCAGCGTGATCCGCTACATTCCCGCGCCGGTGATCGTCGGCTTTACCGCGGGCATCGGCGTGATCATCTTTGTCGGCCAGTGGCGCGATTTCTTCGGGCTGCCGCCGGTGGCCGGCGCGCATTTCCATGAAAAGCTCTGGCACCTGCTGCAGGCGCTGCCGCAATGGCACCCGGCCACCACCGCGCTGGCGCTGGGCAGCCTGGCGCTGGTGGTGGGCGCGCCGCGCGTGCGCTGGCTGCGGCGCGTGCCGGGACCGCTGGTGGCGTTGGTGGTGATCACCGCAGTGCAGGCGCTGTTCCGCTTCGACGGCGTGGCCACCATCGGCACGGCCTTCGGCGGCCTGCCGCGCGGCTTGCCGGTGCCGGCGCTGCCGGACATCACGCTGGCGCGCGTGCTGGAACTGGCCGGGCCCGCCTTCACCATTGCCATGCTCGGCGCGATCGAATCCTTGCTGTCGGCGGTGGTGGCCGACGGCATGGCCGGCACCCGGCATGATTCGAACCAGGAACTGGTCGGCCAGGGCATCGCCAATGTGCTGGCGCCGCTGTGCGGCGGGTTTGCCGCCACCGGCGCGATCGCGCGCACCGCCACCAATATCCGCAACGGCGGCAACAGCCCGCTGGCCGGCGTGGTGCACGCGCTGACGCTGGTGCTGGTGCTGCTGTTGCTGGCGCCGCTCGCGGCCAGCGTGCCGCTGGCCGCGCTGGCCGCGATCCTGTTCGTGGTGGCCTACAACATGAGCGAGATGCGCCAGTTCGCGCGCATGGTCCGGCGCGCACCGCGCGCCGATGTGGCGATCCTGCTGATCACCTTTACGCTGACGGTGCTGACCGACCTGGTGGTGGCGGTCAATATCGGCGTGATCCTGGCCATGCTGCAGTTCCTGCGGCGCATGTCGGCATCAGTGGAGGTGGCACCGCAGGCCGCCGAGGCCGTGGCGCGCGAACTGGGCGATGCGGGCACCGGCGCGGTGGCGCCGATGCCGCGGGGCGTTCTGGTCTATGTCATCGACGGGCCGTTCTTCTTCGGTGCGGTCGAGGCCTGCGAGCGCGCGCTGGTGCAGACCCATACCGAGCCGCGCGTGCTGCTGATCCGCCTGGGCCGCGTGCCGTTCATGGACATGACCGGCCTGCAGACGCTGGAGGCGGTGATCGTCACGCTGCAGAAGCGCGGCGTCGCCGTGGTGCTGGCCGAAGCCAATGCAAGGGTCAGGGAAATGCTGGCGCGCGCCGGTGTGCTGGCGGCGCTGGGTGAGGGCAACTACGCGGATACGCTGGCGCAGGCGGCGCAACGCTGCGCCGCGCTGGCCGGGGACGAGGCAGGCGCGGGCAACGCCCCGCGCTGA
- a CDS encoding CopG family transcriptional regulator — MESKTARLTILIDPVKKKAFETLCAAQDLTPSQVVRQLIRDYLAQHGVDYATKPRPAGSTRQKK; from the coding sequence ATGGAATCCAAGACCGCCCGCCTGACCATCCTGATCGATCCGGTCAAGAAGAAGGCCTTTGAAACGCTGTGCGCCGCGCAGGACCTGACGCCGTCGCAGGTGGTGCGCCAGCTGATCCGCGATTACCTGGCGCAGCACGGCGTGGATTACGCCACCAAGCCCAGGCCGGCGGGCAGCACGCGCCAGAAGAAGTGA
- a CDS encoding universal stress protein produces the protein MFRHLLVPTDGSPRADAMVGRAMAFASRIGARVTGLHVLPEYHVLTHRLTSLQDTQGNLAAEAARHADTVLAALSQAAAQAGVPCEVITATDDHPWQAIIDCAQQRECDLIVMSSHGKRGLQALLIGSETHKVLTHSTIPVLVFR, from the coding sequence ATGTTCCGGCACCTCCTTGTACCGACCGACGGCTCCCCGCGCGCCGATGCCATGGTGGGCCGCGCCATGGCCTTCGCCAGCCGCATCGGCGCCCGCGTGACGGGGCTGCATGTGCTGCCCGAGTACCACGTGCTCACCCACCGGCTGACCAGCCTGCAAGACACCCAGGGCAACCTTGCCGCCGAGGCCGCGCGCCACGCCGACACCGTGCTGGCCGCGCTCAGCCAGGCCGCGGCGCAGGCCGGGGTGCCCTGCGAGGTCATCACCGCCACCGACGACCATCCGTGGCAGGCCATCATCGACTGCGCGCAGCAGCGCGAGTGCGACCTGATCGTGATGTCGTCGCACGGCAAGCGCGGGCTGCAGGCGCTGCTGATCGGCAGCGAGACGCACAAGGTGCTGACCCACAGCACGATCCCGGTGCTGGTGTTCCGCTAG
- a CDS encoding fumarate reductase/succinate dehydrogenase flavoprotein subunit, whose protein sequence is MNTLTHEYDIVVVGGGTAGPMAAIKAKERNPALRVLLLDKAHVKRSGAISMGMDGLNNAVIPGHATPEQYTREITVANDGIVDQSTVYAYARHSFATIEQLDRWGVRFEKDETGDYAVKKVHHMGSYVLPMPEGHNVKKVLYRQLKRARVEITNRIVATRVLTDASGAASGVMGFDCRTADFHVIRARAVILCCGAAGRLGLPASGYLMGTYENPTNAGDGYAMAYHAGAALANLECFQINPLIKDYNGPACAYVTGPLGGYTANGKGERFIECDYWSGQMMWEFYQELQGGDGPVFLKLDHLAEETIQTIETILHTNERPSRGQFHAGRGTDYRRQMVEMHISEIGFCSGHSASGVHVNERAETTVPGLYAAGDMAAVPHNYMLGAFTYGWFAGHNAADYVAGRGLPEADAAQVEAERARVFAPLARASGLPPAQVEYKLRRMVNDYLQPPKVTRKMEIGLQRFDAIADDIGQIRAANPHELMRAVEVMAIRDCAEMAARASLFRTESRWGLYHHRVDYPQRNDADWFCHTHLSKDEAGRMVSHKRAIEPYIVPVAGDDATAYQRLRVSRGQAAATAATAEPATLAAA, encoded by the coding sequence ATGAATACCCTGACTCACGAATACGACATCGTTGTCGTCGGCGGCGGCACCGCCGGCCCGATGGCCGCGATCAAGGCCAAGGAACGCAACCCCGCGCTGCGCGTGCTGCTGCTCGACAAGGCGCACGTCAAGCGCAGCGGTGCCATCTCGATGGGCATGGACGGCCTGAACAATGCCGTGATCCCCGGCCACGCCACGCCCGAGCAGTACACCCGCGAAATCACCGTGGCCAACGACGGCATCGTCGACCAGTCCACCGTTTATGCCTACGCGCGCCACAGCTTTGCCACCATCGAGCAGCTGGATCGCTGGGGCGTCAGGTTCGAGAAGGACGAGACCGGCGACTACGCGGTGAAGAAGGTCCATCACATGGGCTCCTATGTGCTGCCGATGCCGGAAGGACACAACGTCAAGAAGGTGCTGTACCGCCAGCTCAAGCGCGCGCGCGTAGAGATCACCAACCGCATCGTCGCCACGCGCGTGCTGACCGACGCCAGCGGCGCCGCCAGCGGCGTGATGGGCTTCGACTGCCGCACCGCGGACTTCCACGTGATCCGCGCGCGCGCCGTGATCCTGTGCTGCGGCGCGGCCGGCCGCCTGGGCCTGCCCGCTTCCGGCTACCTGATGGGCACCTACGAGAACCCGACCAATGCCGGCGACGGCTATGCCATGGCCTATCACGCCGGCGCGGCGCTGGCCAACCTGGAGTGCTTCCAGATCAATCCGCTGATCAAGGACTACAACGGCCCGGCCTGCGCCTACGTGACCGGCCCGCTGGGCGGCTATACCGCCAACGGCAAGGGCGAGCGCTTTATCGAATGCGACTACTGGAGCGGCCAGATGATGTGGGAGTTCTACCAGGAGCTGCAGGGCGGCGACGGCCCGGTGTTCCTGAAGCTTGACCACCTGGCGGAAGAAACCATCCAGACCATCGAGACGATCCTGCACACCAACGAACGGCCCAGCCGCGGCCAGTTCCACGCCGGGCGCGGCACCGACTACCGCAGGCAGATGGTGGAGATGCATATCTCGGAGATCGGCTTCTGCAGCGGCCACAGCGCGTCCGGCGTGCATGTGAACGAGCGCGCCGAGACGACCGTGCCGGGCCTGTACGCAGCCGGCGACATGGCCGCCGTGCCGCACAACTACATGCTGGGCGCCTTCACCTATGGCTGGTTTGCCGGGCACAACGCCGCCGACTACGTCGCCGGCCGCGGCCTGCCTGAAGCCGATGCGGCCCAGGTCGAGGCGGAGCGCGCGCGCGTGTTCGCACCGCTGGCGCGCGCGAGTGGCCTGCCGCCCGCCCAGGTGGAATACAAGCTGCGCCGCATGGTCAACGACTACCTGCAGCCGCCCAAGGTCACGCGCAAGATGGAAATCGGACTGCAGCGCTTTGACGCCATCGCCGACGACATCGGCCAGATCCGCGCCGCCAATCCGCACGAGCTGATGCGCGCGGTCGAGGTGATGGCGATCCGCGACTGCGCGGAGATGGCGGCACGTGCTTCCCTGTTCCGCACCGAGAGCCGCTGGGGTCTCTACCACCATCGCGTCGACTATCCGCAGCGCAATGATGCGGACTGGTTCTGCCATACGCACCTGAGCAAGGATGAAGCCGGGCGCATGGTCAGCCACAAGCGCGCGATCGAACCGTACATCGTCCCGGTGGCAGGCGACGACGCCACCGCCTACCAGCGGCTGCGCGTCAGCCGCGGCCAGGCTGCCGCCACGGCCGCCACGGCCGAACCCGCCACCCTGGCTGCCGCCTGA
- a CDS encoding GntR family transcriptional regulator gives MTTRTNVVPAPAAAAMPAPIPLPLYTQIKDALRASILDGTYPPHHQMPSESELGERFRASRITVRQALGDLQKEGLIFKIHGKGTFVSKPRAFQNVTSLQGFAEAMSSMGYEILNQIRSCKCVPASRHVATQLRLREGDPVVEIRRVRLLNREPVSLELTWVPEAIGRRLLTADLATRDIFLILENDCGVKLGHADLSVDAILADDDLTQALRIQEGAPVLRIERLTHDAQGTPIDYEFLYFRGDAFQYRLRADRRKTAPAPSVTSRVTSPAGRSRPRKPASKGKPSA, from the coding sequence ATGACGACCCGGACCAACGTGGTACCCGCCCCCGCCGCCGCAGCCATGCCGGCACCGATTCCGCTGCCGCTCTATACGCAAATCAAGGACGCCTTGCGCGCCAGCATCCTGGACGGCACCTATCCGCCGCACCACCAGATGCCGTCGGAAAGCGAGCTGGGCGAGCGCTTTCGCGCCAGCCGCATCACCGTGCGCCAGGCGCTGGGCGACCTGCAGAAGGAGGGGCTGATCTTCAAGATCCATGGCAAGGGCACCTTCGTCTCCAAGCCCCGCGCCTTCCAGAACGTGACCTCGCTGCAAGGCTTTGCCGAGGCCATGTCGAGCATGGGCTACGAGATCCTGAACCAGATACGCAGCTGCAAATGCGTACCTGCCAGCCGTCACGTTGCCACGCAGCTGCGGCTGCGCGAAGGCGATCCGGTGGTGGAGATCCGGCGCGTGCGCCTGCTCAACCGCGAGCCGGTGTCGCTGGAGCTGACCTGGGTGCCCGAGGCCATCGGCCGCCGCCTGCTCACTGCCGACCTGGCCACGCGCGACATCTTCCTGATCCTGGAAAACGACTGTGGCGTGAAGCTCGGCCATGCCGACCTGAGTGTCGACGCCATCCTCGCCGACGACGACCTGACCCAGGCCCTGCGCATCCAGGAAGGCGCGCCGGTGCTGCGCATCGAACGCCTGACCCATGACGCGCAAGGCACGCCGATCGATTACGAGTTCCTCTACTTCCGCGGCGACGCGTTCCAGTACCGGCTGCGCGCAGACCGGCGCAAGACCGCGCCAGCCCCCAGCGTCACCAGCCGCGTCACCAGCCCGGCCGGCCGCTCGCGGCCCCGCAAACCAGCCAGCAAGGGGAAGCCCTCCGCATGA
- the pdhA gene encoding pyruvate dehydrogenase (acetyl-transferring) E1 component subunit alpha — MSTVARFEIGYTRYLAPPGDTSTPTASPPPFASDPDALVPLYQAMVLTRQFDLKAIALQRTGKIGTFASALGQEAIGVGVAYAMRPEDVLVPSYRDHAAQFVRGVTMTESLLYWGGDERGSGFAAAPHDFANCVPIGTQVCHAAGAAYAFQLRGEPRVAVCLLGDGGTSKGDFHEGMNMAGAWRAPLVIVINNNQWAISMPRSSQTAAQTLAQKAIAAGIPGEQVDGNDVVAVRHRVGEAIARARDGGGPALIEAITYRLGDHTTADDASRYRDEASVKAHWQHEPLLRLRTHLLALHAWDAAREEALVRACSQQVAQAVETYLAMPPPDPAAMFDCLYAAMPAELQAQLEIARRFPAQHG; from the coding sequence ATGTCCACGGTTGCGCGCTTTGAGATCGGCTATACCCGCTACCTTGCCCCACCGGGCGACACCTCTACCCCCACTGCTTCCCCGCCCCCGTTCGCCAGCGACCCTGACGCACTGGTACCGCTGTACCAGGCGATGGTGCTGACGCGCCAGTTCGACCTGAAGGCGATCGCGCTGCAACGCACCGGCAAGATCGGCACGTTCGCCTCGGCGCTCGGCCAGGAGGCCATCGGCGTCGGCGTGGCCTACGCCATGCGGCCGGAAGATGTGCTGGTGCCCTCGTACCGCGACCACGCGGCGCAGTTTGTGCGCGGCGTCACGATGACCGAGAGCCTGCTCTACTGGGGCGGCGACGAGCGCGGCAGCGGCTTTGCCGCGGCGCCGCATGACTTTGCCAACTGCGTGCCGATCGGCACCCAGGTGTGCCACGCGGCCGGCGCCGCCTACGCGTTCCAGCTGCGCGGCGAGCCGCGCGTGGCGGTCTGCCTGCTGGGCGACGGCGGCACCTCCAAGGGTGATTTCCATGAAGGCATGAACATGGCAGGCGCCTGGCGCGCGCCGCTGGTGATCGTGATCAACAACAACCAGTGGGCGATCTCGATGCCGCGCAGCAGCCAGACCGCGGCGCAGACGCTGGCGCAGAAGGCCATTGCCGCCGGCATCCCGGGCGAGCAGGTCGACGGCAACGATGTGGTCGCGGTACGCCATCGCGTGGGCGAAGCGATCGCGCGCGCGCGCGATGGCGGCGGCCCCGCGCTGATCGAGGCCATCACCTACCGGCTGGGCGACCACACCACCGCCGACGATGCCTCGCGCTACCGCGACGAGGCCAGCGTCAAGGCGCACTGGCAGCACGAGCCGCTGTTGCGGCTGCGCACCCACCTGCTGGCCCTGCATGCCTGGGACGCGGCGCGCGAAGAAGCGCTGGTCAGGGCGTGCTCGCAGCAGGTCGCGCAGGCCGTCGAGACCTACCTGGCCATGCCGCCGCCAGACCCGGCGGCGATGTTCGACTGCCTGTACGCGGCCATGCCGGCCGAGCTGCAGGCGCAGCTGGAAATCGCGCGCCGCTTCCCGGCGCAGCACGGCTAG
- a CDS encoding peroxiredoxin, with protein MAIRLGEQAPDFTAETTEGQINFHEWIGDGWAILFSHPKDFTPVCTTELGYMARLKPEFDKRNTKIIGLSIDPVGDHQRWVKDIEETQGCTVNYPMIGDADLKVAKLYDMIHPEASGGGPRTAVDNATIRSVFIIGPDKKVKAMLVYPMSAGRNFDEVLRLLDSLQLNAKHTVATPVNWKPGEDVIIPTSVSDEEANKKYPQGFKTLKPYLRTVAQPK; from the coding sequence ATGGCGATTCGACTGGGCGAGCAAGCCCCTGATTTCACCGCCGAGACCACGGAAGGCCAGATCAACTTCCATGAGTGGATCGGCGACGGCTGGGCGATCCTGTTCTCGCATCCCAAGGACTTCACGCCGGTGTGCACCACCGAGCTGGGCTACATGGCCCGGCTCAAGCCCGAATTCGACAAGCGCAATACCAAGATCATCGGCCTGAGCATCGATCCGGTGGGCGACCACCAGCGCTGGGTCAAGGACATCGAGGAAACGCAGGGCTGCACCGTCAACTACCCGATGATCGGCGATGCCGACCTGAAGGTGGCCAAGCTCTACGACATGATCCACCCCGAGGCCAGCGGCGGTGGCCCGCGCACCGCGGTTGACAACGCCACCATCCGCTCGGTGTTCATCATCGGCCCGGACAAGAAGGTGAAGGCGATGCTGGTGTACCCGATGAGCGCGGGGCGCAATTTCGACGAGGTGCTGCGGCTGCTCGATTCGCTGCAGCTCAATGCCAAGCACACCGTGGCGACGCCGGTGAACTGGAAGCCGGGCGAGGACGTCATCATCCCGACCTCGGTCTCGGACGAGGAAGCGAACAAGAAATACCCGCAGGGCTTCAAGACGCTGAAGCCCTACCTGCGCACGGTGGCACAACCCAAGTAG
- a CDS encoding alpha-ketoacid dehydrogenase subunit beta has translation MAEINLVEAVNLALAHALEHDPDVLLLGEDIGVNGGVFRATVGLQARFGAARVMDTPLAEGGIVGAAIGMAAMGLKPVAEIQFTGFIYPAVDHIINHAGRMRHRTRGRLTCPLVVRSPCGAGIHAPEHHSESPEAMFAHMPGIRVVVPSSPARAYGLLLAAIADPDPVIFLEPTRLYRLFRQEVADDGAALPLDTCFTLREGSDITLVSWGAMVQETLAAADALAAEGVTATVIDVATLKPLDMQTILDAVARTGRCVIVHEAPRTAGFGAEIAAQLADAGLYSLAAPVQRVTGFDTVVPLARLEYTYLPGVARIVDAARRALAA, from the coding sequence ATGGCGGAAATCAATCTGGTCGAAGCAGTCAACCTGGCGCTGGCCCATGCGCTGGAGCACGATCCCGATGTGCTGCTGCTGGGCGAGGACATCGGCGTCAACGGCGGCGTGTTCCGTGCCACCGTCGGCCTGCAGGCGCGCTTCGGCGCCGCGCGCGTCATGGATACGCCGCTGGCCGAAGGCGGCATCGTCGGCGCGGCGATCGGCATGGCGGCGATGGGCCTCAAGCCGGTGGCCGAGATCCAGTTCACCGGCTTTATCTACCCGGCGGTCGATCACATCATCAACCACGCCGGACGCATGCGCCACCGCACGCGCGGGCGGCTGACCTGCCCGCTGGTGGTGCGCTCGCCGTGCGGCGCCGGCATCCACGCGCCCGAGCACCACTCCGAAAGCCCGGAGGCGATGTTCGCGCATATGCCGGGCATCCGCGTGGTGGTGCCGTCATCGCCGGCGCGCGCCTACGGGCTGCTGCTGGCGGCGATCGCCGACCCGGACCCGGTGATCTTCCTCGAGCCCACGCGGCTGTACCGCCTGTTCCGCCAGGAAGTGGCCGACGACGGCGCGGCGCTGCCGCTCGACACCTGCTTCACGCTGCGCGAAGGCAGCGACATCACGCTGGTCAGCTGGGGCGCGATGGTGCAGGAAACGCTGGCCGCCGCCGACGCGCTGGCCGCCGAAGGCGTTACCGCGACGGTCATCGACGTGGCCACGCTCAAGCCGCTGGACATGCAGACCATCCTGGACGCGGTCGCGCGCACCGGGCGCTGCGTGATCGTGCACGAGGCCCCGCGCACCGCCGGCTTCGGCGCCGAGATCGCCGCGCAGCTGGCCGATGCCGGGCTGTACTCGCTGGCCGCGCCGGTGCAGCGCGTGACCGGCTTCGATACCGTGGTGCCGCTGGCGCGGCTGGAATACACCTACCTGCCCGGCGTCGCGCGCATCGTCGATGCGGCGCGCAGGGCGCTGGCGGCGTAG
- a CDS encoding chemotaxis protein, translating to MSSSMRDIDERTNLTNNNQFELLLFRLGEAEHSGQSELFGINVFKVREILVMPPVTTVVGADPSILGMADIRGQVIPVIDLPRLVGCKPRSGLGILLVTEYARSTQGFAVEAVEEIVRLEWNQVHSAEASVRTGHVTSIAKLEGGTGEGADGTDAARLVQVLDVEQILRDVLPTRQPDVDPGEVGPQLQLRPGAKVIAADDSALARGLIEQGLKALGAPVVMTKSGKEAWELLDRIATEAASHGRALQDEVALVLTDLEMPEMDGFTLTRKIKADSRLKSLPVVIHSSLSGEASEEHVRKVGADAYVAKFVAKELADTIRTVLTR from the coding sequence ATGAGCAGTTCCATGAGGGACATCGACGAACGGACTAACCTCACCAACAACAACCAGTTCGAGCTGCTGCTGTTCCGGCTCGGCGAGGCCGAGCATTCCGGCCAGTCGGAGCTGTTCGGCATCAACGTCTTCAAAGTGCGCGAGATCCTGGTGATGCCGCCGGTGACGACCGTGGTCGGTGCCGACCCGTCGATCCTGGGCATGGCCGATATCCGCGGCCAGGTGATCCCGGTGATCGACCTGCCGCGGCTGGTGGGCTGCAAGCCGCGCAGCGGCCTGGGCATCCTGCTGGTGACGGAATACGCCCGCTCGACCCAGGGCTTCGCGGTCGAGGCGGTCGAGGAAATCGTGCGGCTGGAATGGAACCAGGTGCATTCGGCCGAGGCCAGCGTGCGCACCGGCCATGTGACCAGCATCGCCAAGCTGGAGGGCGGCACGGGAGAGGGCGCCGACGGCACCGACGCGGCGCGCCTGGTGCAGGTGCTCGACGTCGAGCAGATCCTGCGCGACGTGCTGCCCACGCGCCAGCCCGACGTGGATCCGGGCGAGGTCGGGCCGCAGCTGCAACTGCGGCCTGGCGCCAAAGTGATTGCCGCCGACGACTCGGCGCTGGCGCGCGGCCTGATCGAGCAGGGCCTGAAGGCGCTGGGCGCGCCGGTGGTGATGACCAAGTCCGGCAAGGAAGCCTGGGAACTGCTGGACCGCATCGCGACCGAGGCAGCCAGCCATGGCCGCGCGCTCCAGGACGAGGTGGCGCTGGTGCTGACCGACCTGGAAATGCCCGAGATGGACGGCTTTACGCTGACCCGCAAGATCAAGGCCGACAGCCGGCTGAAATCGCTGCCGGTGGTGATTCATTCATCACTGTCGGGCGAGGCCAGCGAAGAACATGTGCGCAAGGTGGGCGCCGACGCCTATGTCGCCAAGTTTGTCGCGAAGGAGCTGGCCGACACCATCCGCACGGTGCTGACGCGCTGA